In Anaerolineales bacterium, one DNA window encodes the following:
- a CDS encoding aldehyde ferredoxin oxidoreductase C-terminal domain-containing protein codes for MTMPADLAETTLLKEFTYELRPVERGYAGRTLYIHLDDNSIYEKPVTQQMKDLFTGGRGFALKLLWDAVTPQTKWNDPQNELVIANGPICGITAYPGSGKSTVVTLSPLTENVIDSNVGGYFAPFLKFSGFDAIEIQGKAADDVVIFIDGDTGRVTIESDPLTALDSHEVANQLTVKYGGDEKGRRGISVLSAGQAAEHTRIALINSTWYDVRRKEARFKQAGRGGPGRVFRDKRIKAIVVRYTDMGGDKNGVADMALIRKAGTRINKEITELDDKQNQMRKVGTANIVEVMDHFDLLPTHNYRYGSHPDTHKIDSKVWKEAFTQGLPDGCWLGCTMSCSHGVDHFPLQTGPYAGQCVLVDGPEYENAAGLGSNIGNFDPQKVLELNFYCDTYGVDSISFANCVAFAMECYEEGFITKEHTGGLELNFGNGAAALELIHQMARGEGFGVIVGQGVRYMKELFVREYGADPKFIHDIGMEMKGMEISEYLTKESLAQQGGYGMATKGPQHDEAWLIFMDQVQNLLPTFKDKAEALHYFPMWRTWFSLHGLCKLPWNDISPANNKETKEPAKVEEHVENYTWIHQGVTGVPTKVEDLLAQSERVYNFQKVFAIRMGRVGRKHDYPPYRAMGPVTKLEYESRQERYDEQLKRLVEIEPEGMSTEEKIAHLRKYREAQYEQLMDAVYERRGWDANSIPTPEKLRALGMDLPEVLAAVEEARKK; via the coding sequence ATGACCATGCCTGCCGATCTTGCAGAAACCACCCTTTTGAAGGAATTCACCTACGAACTGCGCCCCGTCGAACGCGGGTATGCGGGGCGGACGTTGTACATCCATTTGGATGACAACTCCATTTATGAAAAGCCCGTCACGCAGCAGATGAAAGACCTGTTCACAGGCGGGCGCGGATTTGCGCTCAAACTGCTCTGGGATGCGGTCACGCCGCAAACGAAATGGAACGACCCGCAGAATGAACTGGTCATCGCCAATGGTCCGATCTGCGGCATCACGGCGTACCCGGGCAGCGGAAAATCCACGGTGGTGACGCTCAGTCCGCTGACAGAGAATGTGATCGACAGCAATGTCGGCGGGTACTTTGCGCCCTTCCTGAAATTCTCGGGTTTCGATGCAATCGAAATTCAAGGCAAGGCGGCGGATGATGTGGTCATCTTCATTGACGGAGACACGGGCAGGGTGACGATTGAGTCAGACCCGCTCACAGCGTTGGATTCGCATGAAGTGGCGAACCAACTCACAGTCAAGTATGGAGGCGATGAAAAAGGCAGGCGCGGCATCTCGGTCTTGTCGGCGGGTCAGGCAGCGGAGCATACGCGCATCGCGTTGATCAATTCCACCTGGTATGACGTGCGGCGCAAGGAGGCGCGTTTCAAGCAGGCGGGGCGCGGCGGACCGGGGCGCGTTTTCCGCGATAAAAGAATCAAAGCCATTGTGGTGCGTTACACCGACATGGGCGGCGACAAGAACGGCGTGGCGGATATGGCGCTTATCCGCAAGGCGGGGACGCGCATCAACAAGGAGATCACGGAACTGGACGACAAGCAGAACCAGATGCGCAAGGTCGGCACGGCGAACATCGTGGAAGTTATGGATCATTTCGACCTGCTGCCGACGCACAACTACCGCTACGGTTCGCATCCCGACACCCATAAAATTGATTCCAAAGTGTGGAAGGAAGCCTTCACCCAGGGTTTGCCCGACGGATGCTGGCTGGGATGCACGATGAGCTGCTCGCACGGCGTGGACCACTTCCCGCTTCAAACTGGACCGTATGCCGGTCAATGCGTGTTGGTGGATGGACCCGAATACGAGAACGCCGCTGGACTTGGCTCGAACATCGGCAACTTCGACCCGCAGAAAGTGTTGGAGCTCAACTTCTATTGCGACACCTACGGCGTGGACAGCATTTCATTTGCGAACTGTGTTGCGTTTGCGATGGAGTGTTACGAAGAAGGATTCATCACCAAAGAACACACGGGCGGGCTTGAACTGAACTTCGGCAACGGCGCGGCGGCGTTGGAATTGATCCACCAGATGGCGCGCGGCGAAGGTTTCGGCGTGATTGTCGGACAGGGCGTGCGCTACATGAAGGAGCTTTTCGTGCGCGAATACGGCGCCGACCCGAAATTCATCCACGACATCGGCATGGAAATGAAAGGCATGGAAATTTCCGAATACCTGACCAAAGAGTCGCTTGCCCAGCAGGGCGGCTATGGCATGGCGACCAAGGGTCCGCAGCATGATGAAGCGTGGTTGATCTTTATGGATCAGGTGCAGAATTTACTTCCGACGTTCAAAGACAAGGCGGAGGCGCTGCATTACTTCCCCATGTGGCGGACGTGGTTCAGCTTGCATGGACTGTGCAAACTGCCGTGGAACGACATTTCCCCCGCGAACAATAAAGAGACGAAAGAACCCGCCAAGGTGGAGGAGCACGTCGAAAACTACACGTGGATCCATCAGGGCGTGACGGGGGTGCCGACGAAGGTCGAAGATCTGCTGGCGCAATCGGAACGGGTGTACAACTTCCAGAAGGTGTTCGCCATCCGCATGGGACGGGTCGGGCGCAAGCACGATTATCCGCCTTACCGCGCGATGGGACCCGTGACCAAACTCGAATACGAGTCGCGTCAGGAACGCTACGACGAGCAGTTGAAGCGGCTGGTGGAAATTGAACCCGAAGGCATGTC